A genomic segment from Rubrobacter tropicus encodes:
- a CDS encoding IS1595 family transposase, producing the protein MDVATAYFAKLRWPEGPVCPKCDGKDHYHLKTRRVWKCKACKKQFSAKVGTVFEDSPIGLDKWLPAVWLIVNAKNGVSSYEIARSLGVTQKTAWFMMHRIRLAMQTGTFEKLSGEIEADETFVGGLEKFKHESKKRKRGRGYNGKTAVMGLVGRDGEARAKVIPNTAKSTLHGGVRENVERGSTVITDALYSYRGLQGEYTHEWVDHAIEYVRGNIHTNKTENFWSLLKRTLKGTYVQVEPEHLSRYLDEQTFRFNNREGKDADRFAKALGNVAGRRLTYDELTGKTE; encoded by the coding sequence CTGGACGTTGCAACCGCGTACTTCGCCAAGCTCCGTTGGCCAGAAGGCCCGGTTTGCCCGAAATGCGATGGCAAGGACCACTACCACCTGAAGACCCGCAGGGTGTGGAAGTGCAAGGCCTGCAAGAAGCAGTTCTCGGCCAAGGTCGGCACGGTCTTTGAGGACTCCCCGATAGGCTTGGACAAGTGGCTCCCCGCCGTGTGGTTGATCGTCAACGCGAAGAACGGCGTAAGCTCCTACGAGATCGCCCGCAGCCTGGGCGTTACCCAAAAAACCGCGTGGTTCATGATGCACCGCATACGGCTCGCCATGCAGACCGGCACCTTCGAGAAGCTTTCGGGCGAGATAGAGGCCGACGAGACCTTCGTCGGCGGGCTTGAGAAGTTCAAGCACGAGTCCAAGAAGCGCAAGCGGGGGCGCGGCTACAACGGCAAGACCGCCGTTATGGGCCTCGTGGGTAGGGACGGAGAGGCGAGGGCCAAGGTCATCCCGAACACCGCGAAAAGTACGCTTCACGGCGGGGTCAGGGAGAACGTCGAGCGCGGCTCGACGGTCATAACGGACGCCCTCTACTCCTACCGGGGCTTGCAGGGCGAGTACACGCACGAGTGGGTTGACCACGCCATCGAGTACGTTCGCGGGAACATCCACACGAACAAGACGGAGAACTTCTGGAGCCTCTTGAAGCGCACCCTAAAGGGAACCTACGTCCAGGTGGAACCCGAACACCTCTCGCGCTACCTGGACGAGCAGACCTTCCGGTTCAACAACCGCGAAGGCAAGGATGCGGATAGGTTCGCAAAGGCGCTCGGAAACGTGGCGGGGCGGCGGCTCACCTACGACGAACTGACAGGCAAGACCGAGTAG
- a CDS encoding ribbon-helix-helix protein, CopG family, with product MAETVESRTRESGQRVRVNANFSPDAYKVLTEIAERRGKSISEVLRDAIAFEKWYQDTVDSGGHVLVERNSGRPQEIVRP from the coding sequence ATGGCCGAGACCGTCGAGAGCAGGACCCGTGAAAGCGGTCAGAGGGTGCGCGTGAATGCCAATTTCTCTCCTGATGCCTACAAGGTCCTTACGGAAATAGCGGAGCGTAGGGGCAAGAGCATCTCCGAGGTGCTGCGTGATGCTATAGCCTTCGAGAAGTGGTACCAGGACACCGTGGATAGCGGCGGGCATGTGCTTGTCGAGCGCAATAGCGGGCGTCCTCAGGAGATCGTCCGTCCGTAG
- a CDS encoding SDH family Clp fold serine proteinase, giving the protein MADIGQSHQTRQEIYAGLEVELGKPVVTLFTSFVNAAPLADADADMLEGVLQNMDLSEGFVLAINSPGGSGLAAERIINICRGYSGTGEYQAFVPNKAKSAATMVCLGASQIFMGPSSELGPVDPQLTDAQTGQWFSVYNLVQSYDDLFKRAVEANGNLEPYIQQLGRYDEREIQELRQELALSEDIATRTLAKGMMAGISESDIGEQIKVFLTPERTKTHGRPIYRDEALECGLAIKPVEVKERLWELAFELYLRANVYVSTNVTKCVETKDHAFFA; this is encoded by the coding sequence ATGGCCGATATAGGCCAGAGTCACCAGACGCGCCAGGAAATCTACGCCGGACTGGAAGTCGAACTTGGCAAGCCCGTGGTAACGCTTTTTACCAGCTTCGTCAACGCGGCTCCCCTTGCGGATGCGGACGCCGACATGCTGGAAGGCGTCTTGCAAAACATGGACCTGTCGGAAGGTTTTGTGTTGGCGATAAATTCGCCTGGCGGCAGCGGATTAGCCGCAGAGCGGATCATCAACATTTGCCGTGGCTACAGCGGTACCGGCGAATACCAAGCCTTCGTGCCCAACAAGGCGAAGTCTGCCGCAACGATGGTGTGTCTCGGCGCGAGCCAGATTTTCATGGGGCCTAGCTCGGAGTTAGGCCCCGTGGACCCGCAGTTGACCGATGCCCAGACGGGGCAATGGTTTTCTGTCTACAACCTCGTTCAAAGCTACGACGATTTGTTCAAGCGAGCCGTGGAGGCAAATGGCAACTTGGAGCCCTACATTCAGCAGTTGGGGCGCTATGACGAACGAGAAATTCAGGAGCTTAGACAGGAACTTGCGTTATCGGAGGACATTGCGACCAGGACTCTTGCCAAGGGGATGATGGCGGGCATCTCCGAAAGTGACATAGGAGAACAGATAAAGGTCTTTCTAACCCCGGAGCGTACCAAAACGCACGGCAGACCGATTTACAGGGACGAGGCGTTGGAATGCGGTTTGGCGATAAAGCCGGTCGAGGTCAAGGAGAGGCTATGGGAACTCGCGTTTGAATTGTATCTTCGGGCGAACGTTTACGTGAGTACGAACGTAACAAAATGCGTGGAAACCAAAGACCACGCCTTCTTCGCGTAG
- a CDS encoding metal-sulfur cluster assembly factor produces the protein MITEERVRDQLRNVIDPEIGMDLVELGLIYDVGVHDEGRHVDVTFSLTSPMCPVGDMIQEQVETEALAIEGVETVNSQLTFDPMWSPEMMSPAAKLFFGR, from the coding sequence GTGATAACCGAAGAGCGCGTGCGGGACCAGCTCAGGAACGTGATAGACCCCGAGATCGGGATGGATTTGGTGGAGCTTGGTCTGATCTATGACGTGGGCGTCCATGACGAGGGCCGTCACGTAGACGTCACGTTCAGCCTCACGAGCCCGATGTGTCCCGTGGGGGACATGATCCAGGAGCAAGTCGAGACCGAGGCGCTCGCCATCGAGGGTGTGGAGACCGTCAACTCCCAGCTTACCTTCGACCCTATGTGGTCCCCGGAGATGATGAGCCCCGCCGCCAAGCTCTTTTTCGGCCGCTAA
- a CDS encoding DNA-3-methyladenine glycosylase family protein: MLHLLGCGDPVMEDVVRRVGPLGFEERRRGRPDDAYGALVRTIVGQQLSTKAARSIYARLTALFGDRAPTPFELISTDEDLLRGAGLSRPKIRYLRDLADHVLSGGLDLGALQELSDDAVAARIVAVKGLGRWSADMFLMFHLGREDVLPVGDLGIRRAVEKAYDLPDAPSPDALRELATPWRPHRTLASLYLWESLDNKPAVEGASA, translated from the coding sequence GTGCTGCACCTTCTCGGGTGCGGCGACCCGGTGATGGAAGACGTCGTGCGCCGCGTCGGGCCTTTAGGCTTCGAGGAGCGCCGCCGCGGGCGGCCGGACGACGCCTACGGGGCGCTCGTCCGCACCATCGTCGGCCAACAGCTCTCCACGAAGGCGGCCCGCAGCATCTACGCCCGCCTCACCGCGCTCTTCGGCGACCGCGCGCCGACGCCCTTCGAGTTGATCTCCACGGACGAAGACCTCCTGCGCGGCGCGGGCCTTTCCAGGCCCAAGATCCGGTACCTCCGCGACCTCGCGGACCACGTCCTCTCGGGCGGGCTGGACCTCGGCGCGTTGCAAGAACTCTCTGACGACGCCGTCGCGGCCAGGATCGTCGCCGTCAAGGGCCTCGGCCGGTGGAGCGCGGACATGTTTCTGATGTTCCACCTCGGCAGGGAGGACGTCCTGCCCGTGGGCGACCTCGGCATCCGGCGCGCGGTCGAGAAGGCTTACGACCTCCCCGACGCCCCGTCCCCGGACGCCCTTCGGGAGCTCGCCACACCCTGGCGGCCCCACCGGACCCTGGCGAGCCTCTACCTCTGGGAGTCGTTGGACAACAAACCGGCCGTGGAAGGCGCTTCGGCCTAG